One region of Thunnus albacares chromosome 8, fThuAlb1.1, whole genome shotgun sequence genomic DNA includes:
- the esrp1 gene encoding epithelial splicing regulatory protein 1 isoform X2, with amino-acid sequence MTAQVDYLVVVFTATSGASGELLGSDEKELVQLVWQLVDVKNKKLGRVNELLIKPDLTDLTEEKEKEEDVVEESVEEENGSGADCVFTALNLETALNMFHLQLTNEVNSAGEGTSVCLCTDGQLHIRQVIHPEAASKNILVPDCFYSFFDLRKEFKKHFPTSDLKALNVHIMAESLCIPVDVPAMWGPSATLDPSAILPPEVAVQQVQIMATIVLAMLSEPLSHTFSNPERVSEKFETGTCSKMEKVCNNTVIRARGLPWQSSDQDIARFFRGLNIAKGGAALCLNAQGRRNGEALVRFVSEEHRDLALQRHKHHMGNRYIEVYKATGEDFLKIAGGTSNEVAIFLSREDQIIVRMRGLPFTATHEQVLSFFSPGEGLKETCPVSGGKDGILFVRYPDGRPTGDAFVLFACEEHAQCALRKHKEILGRRYIELFKSTAAEVQQVLNRYSSAPLIPVAPAPLVSVLPTVSLLPPPGGVRDCLRLRGLPYTASIEDILTFLGEFTHDIRPHGVHMVLNQQGRPSGDCFIQMTSAERALQASQRLHKHVMASQRGANSRYVEVFPCSAEEMGLVLMGGSLSHTHTHTHTRSRSGTGLSPPPCLSPPSYSFTPAPPVLPTEAAVSLYPPMGQVLLTPRPLPPGHAYYPGSAQLYMNYTAYYPSPPGSPTTVGFFPSPSSLSSPGGLVRMPGLTYNSNGVKDLINAVQGYQSPAESVSLLSSSLIGQSSGGDAPLMSLPALMTKPAGQYLDLTLL; translated from the exons ATGACGGCGCAGGTAGACTACCTGGTGGTGGTGTTCACCGCCACATCTGGCGCGAGCGGAGAGCTTCTGGGATCTGACGAGAAGGAGCTCGTGCAGTTGGTTTGGCAGCTGGTGGATGTAAAGAACAAAAAG TTGGGCAGGGTGAATGAGCTCCTCATTAAGCCTGACCTCACAGACTTGacggaggagaaagagaaggaggaggatgtgGTGGAGGAGAGCGTGGAGGAGGAGAATGGATCTGGAGCAGATTGTGTCTTTACAGCCTTGAATCTTGAGACAGCTTTAAATATG TTTCATCTACAACTGACGAATGAGGTGAACAGCGCTGGCGAAGGCACttcggtgtgtttgtgtacagacGGGCAGCTCCACATCCGTCAAGTGATTCACCCCGAGGCTGCGAGCAAG AACATCCTGGTCCCAGACTGTTTCTACTCTTTCTTTGACCTTCGGAAAGAGTTCAAGAAGCACTTCCCCACATCAGACCTCAAGGCTTTGAATGTACACATCATGGCAGAGT CTCTCTGTATACCTGTTGATGTGCCCGCCATGTGGGGTCCCTCAGCCACACTGGATCCGTCAGCCATATTGCCCCCAGAAGTAGCCGTACAGCAGGTCCAGATTATGGCCACCATCGTCCTTGCCATGCTTTCTGAGCCATTAA GCCACACGTTTTCCAACCCGGAGAGAGTTAGTGAGAAGTTTGAGACTGGCACTTG caGTAAGATGGAGAAAGTGTGCAACAACACAGTGATCAGAGCCAGGGGGTTGCCATGGCAGTCTTCTGACCAAGATATTGCTCGATTCTTCAGAGGACTAAACATTGCCAA AGGAGGGGCTGCGTTGTGTCTTAATGCTCAGGGGAGGAGGAACGGAGAAGCCCTTGTTCGTTTTGTCAGTGAGGAGCACAGAGACCTGGCGCTCCAAAGACACAAACACCACATGGGCAACAGATACATAGAG GTTTACAAAGCAACAGGAGAGGACTTCCTGAAGATAGCAGGAG gtACCTCCAACGAGGTAGCGATCTTCCTGTCCCGTGAGGACCAGATCATAGTGAGGATGCGAGGTCTTCCTTTCACTGCCACACACGAGCAggtcctctccttcttctcgcCAGGGGAGGGTCTTAAAGAAACGTGTCCGGTCAGCGGAGGGAAGGATGGCATCCTATTTGTTCGCTACCCAGACGGGCGTCCCACTGGAGACGCCTTTGTGTTATTTGCCTGTGAGGAACACGCCCAGTGTGCTCTGAGGAAACATAAGGAAATCCTGGGCAGAAGATATATTGAGCTGTTCAAAAGTACGGCGGCAGAGGTCCAGCAG gtGTTGAACCGGTACTCGTCAGCCCCGCTAATCCCCGTGGCCCCTGCCCCCTTGGTGTCAGTGTTGCCCACAGTGTCTCTCCTGCCCCCTCCTGGCGGTGTGAGGGACTGCCTGAGGCTGAGGGGGCTGCCATACACAGCGAGCATAGAGGACATCCTCACCTTCCTGGGCGAGTTTACACACGATATCAGACCACATGGCGTGCATATGGTCCTCAACCAGCAG GGTCGTCCGTCAGGTGACTGCTTCATCCAGATGACCTCAGCAGAGCGTGCACTTCAGGCCTCACAGCGGCTCCACAAGCACGTGATGGCCAGCCAGCGTGGGGCGAACAGCCGCTATGTGGAGGTGTTTCCCTGCAGCGCGGAGGAGATGGGCCTGGTGCTGATGGGAGGctcgctctcacacacacatacacacacacacacccggaGCAGGAGTGGGACAGGGCTCAGCCCGCCGCCAT GTTTATCTCCACCATCCTACTCCTTCACCCCTGCTCCACCTGTCCTGCCTACAGAGGCTGCTGTTAGCCTCTACCCTCCCATGGGACAGGTGTTGCTGACCCCTCGTCCCCTGCCGCCAGGGCACGCTTACTACCCCGGTTCAGCACAGCTTTACATGAACTACACAGCCTACTACCCCAG tCCACCTGGCTCTCCTACAACTGTAGGTTTCTTCCCCTCCCCCTCGTCCCTCTCCTCCCCAGGGGGGTTGGTGCGCATGCCAGGTCTGACCTACAACAGCAACGGAGTCAAAGACCTCATTAATGCAGTGCAGGGATACCAG AGTCCCGCGGAGTCCGTTTCTCTCCTGAGCAGCAGTCTGATTGGTCAGTCCAGCGGAGGTGATGCTCCTCTCATGTCCCTCCCCGCTCTCATGACCAAGCCGGCGGGACAGTACCTGGACCTGACCCTGCTGTAG
- the esrp1 gene encoding epithelial splicing regulatory protein 1 isoform X5, with translation MTAQVDYLVVVFTATSGASGELLGSDEKELVQLVWQLVDVKNKKLGRVNELLIKPDLTDLTEEKEKEEDVVEESVEEENGSGADCVFTALNLETALNMFHLQLTNEVNSAGEGTSVCLCTDGQLHIRQVIHPEAASKNILVPDCFYSFFDLRKEFKKHFPTSDLKALNVHIMAESLCIPVDVPAMWGPSATLDPSAILPPEVAVQQVQIMATIVLAMLSEPLSHTFSNPERVSEKFETGTCSKMEKVCNNTVIRARGLPWQSSDQDIARFFRGLNIAKGGAALCLNAQGRRNGEALVRFVSEEHRDLALQRHKHHMGNRYIEVYKATGEDFLKIAGGTSNEVAIFLSREDQIIVRMRGLPFTATHEQVLSFFSPGEGLKETCPVSGGKDGILFVRYPDGRPTGDAFVLFACEEHAQCALRKHKEILGRRYIELFKSTAAEVQQVLNRYSSAPLIPVAPAPLVSVLPTVSLLPPPGGVRDCLRLRGLPYTASIEDILTFLGEFTHDIRPHGVHMVLNQQGRPSGDCFIQMTSAERALQASQRLHKHVMASQRGANSRYVEVFPCSAEEMGLVLMGGSLSHTHTHTHTRSRSGTGLSPPPCKSRRLSPPSYSFTPAPPVLPTEAAVSLYPPMGQVLLTPRPLPPGHAYYPGSAQLYMNYTAYYPSPPGSPTTVGFFPSPSSLSSPGGLVRMPGLTYNSNGVKDLINAVQGYQYAPEDALMHAHGPVHAHDPARTLLTQPKEWSPAESVSLLSSSLIGQSSGGDAPLMSLPALMTKPAGQYLDLTLL, from the exons ATGACGGCGCAGGTAGACTACCTGGTGGTGGTGTTCACCGCCACATCTGGCGCGAGCGGAGAGCTTCTGGGATCTGACGAGAAGGAGCTCGTGCAGTTGGTTTGGCAGCTGGTGGATGTAAAGAACAAAAAG TTGGGCAGGGTGAATGAGCTCCTCATTAAGCCTGACCTCACAGACTTGacggaggagaaagagaaggaggaggatgtgGTGGAGGAGAGCGTGGAGGAGGAGAATGGATCTGGAGCAGATTGTGTCTTTACAGCCTTGAATCTTGAGACAGCTTTAAATATG TTTCATCTACAACTGACGAATGAGGTGAACAGCGCTGGCGAAGGCACttcggtgtgtttgtgtacagacGGGCAGCTCCACATCCGTCAAGTGATTCACCCCGAGGCTGCGAGCAAG AACATCCTGGTCCCAGACTGTTTCTACTCTTTCTTTGACCTTCGGAAAGAGTTCAAGAAGCACTTCCCCACATCAGACCTCAAGGCTTTGAATGTACACATCATGGCAGAGT CTCTCTGTATACCTGTTGATGTGCCCGCCATGTGGGGTCCCTCAGCCACACTGGATCCGTCAGCCATATTGCCCCCAGAAGTAGCCGTACAGCAGGTCCAGATTATGGCCACCATCGTCCTTGCCATGCTTTCTGAGCCATTAA GCCACACGTTTTCCAACCCGGAGAGAGTTAGTGAGAAGTTTGAGACTGGCACTTG caGTAAGATGGAGAAAGTGTGCAACAACACAGTGATCAGAGCCAGGGGGTTGCCATGGCAGTCTTCTGACCAAGATATTGCTCGATTCTTCAGAGGACTAAACATTGCCAA AGGAGGGGCTGCGTTGTGTCTTAATGCTCAGGGGAGGAGGAACGGAGAAGCCCTTGTTCGTTTTGTCAGTGAGGAGCACAGAGACCTGGCGCTCCAAAGACACAAACACCACATGGGCAACAGATACATAGAG GTTTACAAAGCAACAGGAGAGGACTTCCTGAAGATAGCAGGAG gtACCTCCAACGAGGTAGCGATCTTCCTGTCCCGTGAGGACCAGATCATAGTGAGGATGCGAGGTCTTCCTTTCACTGCCACACACGAGCAggtcctctccttcttctcgcCAGGGGAGGGTCTTAAAGAAACGTGTCCGGTCAGCGGAGGGAAGGATGGCATCCTATTTGTTCGCTACCCAGACGGGCGTCCCACTGGAGACGCCTTTGTGTTATTTGCCTGTGAGGAACACGCCCAGTGTGCTCTGAGGAAACATAAGGAAATCCTGGGCAGAAGATATATTGAGCTGTTCAAAAGTACGGCGGCAGAGGTCCAGCAG gtGTTGAACCGGTACTCGTCAGCCCCGCTAATCCCCGTGGCCCCTGCCCCCTTGGTGTCAGTGTTGCCCACAGTGTCTCTCCTGCCCCCTCCTGGCGGTGTGAGGGACTGCCTGAGGCTGAGGGGGCTGCCATACACAGCGAGCATAGAGGACATCCTCACCTTCCTGGGCGAGTTTACACACGATATCAGACCACATGGCGTGCATATGGTCCTCAACCAGCAG GGTCGTCCGTCAGGTGACTGCTTCATCCAGATGACCTCAGCAGAGCGTGCACTTCAGGCCTCACAGCGGCTCCACAAGCACGTGATGGCCAGCCAGCGTGGGGCGAACAGCCGCTATGTGGAGGTGTTTCCCTGCAGCGCGGAGGAGATGGGCCTGGTGCTGATGGGAGGctcgctctcacacacacatacacacacacacacccggaGCAGGAGTGGGACAGGGCTCAGCCCGCCGCCATGTAAGTCCAGAC GTTTATCTCCACCATCCTACTCCTTCACCCCTGCTCCACCTGTCCTGCCTACAGAGGCTGCTGTTAGCCTCTACCCTCCCATGGGACAGGTGTTGCTGACCCCTCGTCCCCTGCCGCCAGGGCACGCTTACTACCCCGGTTCAGCACAGCTTTACATGAACTACACAGCCTACTACCCCAG tCCACCTGGCTCTCCTACAACTGTAGGTTTCTTCCCCTCCCCCTCGTCCCTCTCCTCCCCAGGGGGGTTGGTGCGCATGCCAGGTCTGACCTACAACAGCAACGGAGTCAAAGACCTCATTAATGCAGTGCAGGGATACCAG TATGCCCCCGAGGATGCTCTCATGCACGCTCACGGGCCCGTGCACGCTCACGATCCGGCCAGGACATTGCTTACGCAGCCCAAAGAATGG AGTCCCGCGGAGTCCGTTTCTCTCCTGAGCAGCAGTCTGATTGGTCAGTCCAGCGGAGGTGATGCTCCTCTCATGTCCCTCCCCGCTCTCATGACCAAGCCGGCGGGACAGTACCTGGACCTGACCCTGCTGTAG
- the esrp1 gene encoding epithelial splicing regulatory protein 1 isoform X1: MTAQVDYLVVVFTATSGASGELLGSDEKELVQLVWQLVDVKNKKLGRVNELLIKPDLTDLTEEKEKEEDVVEESVEEENGSGADCVFTALNLETALNMFHLQLTNEVNSAGEGTSVCLCTDGQLHIRQVIHPEAASKNILVPDCFYSFFDLRKEFKKHFPTSDLKALNVHIMAESLCIPVDVPAMWGPSATLDPSAILPPEVAVQQVQIMATIVLAMLSEPLSHTFSNPERVSEKFETGTCSKMEKVCNNTVIRARGLPWQSSDQDIARFFRGLNIAKGGAALCLNAQGRRNGEALVRFVSEEHRDLALQRHKHHMGNRYIEVYKATGEDFLKIAGGTSNEVAIFLSREDQIIVRMRGLPFTATHEQVLSFFSPGEGLKETCPVSGGKDGILFVRYPDGRPTGDAFVLFACEEHAQCALRKHKEILGRRYIELFKSTAAEVQQVLNRYSSAPLIPVAPAPLVSVLPTVSLLPPPGGVRDCLRLRGLPYTASIEDILTFLGEFTHDIRPHGVHMVLNQQGRPSGDCFIQMTSAERALQASQRLHKHVMASQRGANSRYVEVFPCSAEEMGLVLMGGSLSHTHTHTHTRSRSGTGLSPPPCKSRRLSPPSYSFTPAPPVLPTEAAVSLYPPMGQVLLTPRPLPPGHAYYPGSAQLYMNYTAYYPSPPGSPTTVGFFPSPSSLSSPGGLVRMPGLTYNSNGVKDLINAVQGYQSPAESVSLLSSSLIGQSSGGDAPLMSLPALMTKPAGQYLDLTLL; this comes from the exons ATGACGGCGCAGGTAGACTACCTGGTGGTGGTGTTCACCGCCACATCTGGCGCGAGCGGAGAGCTTCTGGGATCTGACGAGAAGGAGCTCGTGCAGTTGGTTTGGCAGCTGGTGGATGTAAAGAACAAAAAG TTGGGCAGGGTGAATGAGCTCCTCATTAAGCCTGACCTCACAGACTTGacggaggagaaagagaaggaggaggatgtgGTGGAGGAGAGCGTGGAGGAGGAGAATGGATCTGGAGCAGATTGTGTCTTTACAGCCTTGAATCTTGAGACAGCTTTAAATATG TTTCATCTACAACTGACGAATGAGGTGAACAGCGCTGGCGAAGGCACttcggtgtgtttgtgtacagacGGGCAGCTCCACATCCGTCAAGTGATTCACCCCGAGGCTGCGAGCAAG AACATCCTGGTCCCAGACTGTTTCTACTCTTTCTTTGACCTTCGGAAAGAGTTCAAGAAGCACTTCCCCACATCAGACCTCAAGGCTTTGAATGTACACATCATGGCAGAGT CTCTCTGTATACCTGTTGATGTGCCCGCCATGTGGGGTCCCTCAGCCACACTGGATCCGTCAGCCATATTGCCCCCAGAAGTAGCCGTACAGCAGGTCCAGATTATGGCCACCATCGTCCTTGCCATGCTTTCTGAGCCATTAA GCCACACGTTTTCCAACCCGGAGAGAGTTAGTGAGAAGTTTGAGACTGGCACTTG caGTAAGATGGAGAAAGTGTGCAACAACACAGTGATCAGAGCCAGGGGGTTGCCATGGCAGTCTTCTGACCAAGATATTGCTCGATTCTTCAGAGGACTAAACATTGCCAA AGGAGGGGCTGCGTTGTGTCTTAATGCTCAGGGGAGGAGGAACGGAGAAGCCCTTGTTCGTTTTGTCAGTGAGGAGCACAGAGACCTGGCGCTCCAAAGACACAAACACCACATGGGCAACAGATACATAGAG GTTTACAAAGCAACAGGAGAGGACTTCCTGAAGATAGCAGGAG gtACCTCCAACGAGGTAGCGATCTTCCTGTCCCGTGAGGACCAGATCATAGTGAGGATGCGAGGTCTTCCTTTCACTGCCACACACGAGCAggtcctctccttcttctcgcCAGGGGAGGGTCTTAAAGAAACGTGTCCGGTCAGCGGAGGGAAGGATGGCATCCTATTTGTTCGCTACCCAGACGGGCGTCCCACTGGAGACGCCTTTGTGTTATTTGCCTGTGAGGAACACGCCCAGTGTGCTCTGAGGAAACATAAGGAAATCCTGGGCAGAAGATATATTGAGCTGTTCAAAAGTACGGCGGCAGAGGTCCAGCAG gtGTTGAACCGGTACTCGTCAGCCCCGCTAATCCCCGTGGCCCCTGCCCCCTTGGTGTCAGTGTTGCCCACAGTGTCTCTCCTGCCCCCTCCTGGCGGTGTGAGGGACTGCCTGAGGCTGAGGGGGCTGCCATACACAGCGAGCATAGAGGACATCCTCACCTTCCTGGGCGAGTTTACACACGATATCAGACCACATGGCGTGCATATGGTCCTCAACCAGCAG GGTCGTCCGTCAGGTGACTGCTTCATCCAGATGACCTCAGCAGAGCGTGCACTTCAGGCCTCACAGCGGCTCCACAAGCACGTGATGGCCAGCCAGCGTGGGGCGAACAGCCGCTATGTGGAGGTGTTTCCCTGCAGCGCGGAGGAGATGGGCCTGGTGCTGATGGGAGGctcgctctcacacacacatacacacacacacacccggaGCAGGAGTGGGACAGGGCTCAGCCCGCCGCCATGTAAGTCCAGAC GTTTATCTCCACCATCCTACTCCTTCACCCCTGCTCCACCTGTCCTGCCTACAGAGGCTGCTGTTAGCCTCTACCCTCCCATGGGACAGGTGTTGCTGACCCCTCGTCCCCTGCCGCCAGGGCACGCTTACTACCCCGGTTCAGCACAGCTTTACATGAACTACACAGCCTACTACCCCAG tCCACCTGGCTCTCCTACAACTGTAGGTTTCTTCCCCTCCCCCTCGTCCCTCTCCTCCCCAGGGGGGTTGGTGCGCATGCCAGGTCTGACCTACAACAGCAACGGAGTCAAAGACCTCATTAATGCAGTGCAGGGATACCAG AGTCCCGCGGAGTCCGTTTCTCTCCTGAGCAGCAGTCTGATTGGTCAGTCCAGCGGAGGTGATGCTCCTCTCATGTCCCTCCCCGCTCTCATGACCAAGCCGGCGGGACAGTACCTGGACCTGACCCTGCTGTAG
- the esrp1 gene encoding epithelial splicing regulatory protein 1 isoform X4 — translation MTAQVDYLVVVFTATSGASGELLGSDEKELVQLVWQLVDVKNKKLGRVNELLIKPDLTDLTEEKEKEEDVVEESVEEENGSGADCVFTALNLETALNMFHLQLTNEVNSAGEGTSVCLCTDGQLHIRQVIHPEAASKNILVPDCFYSFFDLRKEFKKHFPTSDLKALNVHIMAESLCIPVDVPAMWGPSATLDPSAILPPEVAVQQVQIMATIVLAMLSEPLSHTFSNPERVSEKFETGTCSKMEKVCNNTVIRARGLPWQSSDQDIARFFRGLNIAKGGAALCLNAQGRRNGEALVRFVSEEHRDLALQRHKHHMGNRYIEVYKATGEDFLKIAGGTSNEVAIFLSREDQIIVRMRGLPFTATHEQVLSFFSPGEGLKETCPVSGGKDGILFVRYPDGRPTGDAFVLFACEEHAQCALRKHKEILGRRYIELFKSTAAEVQQVLNRYSSAPLIPVAPAPLVSVLPTVSLLPPPGGVRDCLRLRGLPYTASIEDILTFLGEFTHDIRPHGVHMVLNQQGRPSGDCFIQMTSAERALQASQRLHKHVMASQRGANSRYVEVFPCSAEEMGLVLMGGSLSHTHTHTHTRSRSGTGLSPPPCLSPPSYSFTPAPPVLPTEAAVSLYPPMGQVLLTPRPLPPGHAYYPGSAQLYMNYTAYYPSPPGSPTTVGFFPSPSSLSSPGGLVRMPGLTYNSNGVKDLINAVQGYQYAPEDALMHAHGPVHAHDPARTLLTQPKEWVCI, via the exons ATGACGGCGCAGGTAGACTACCTGGTGGTGGTGTTCACCGCCACATCTGGCGCGAGCGGAGAGCTTCTGGGATCTGACGAGAAGGAGCTCGTGCAGTTGGTTTGGCAGCTGGTGGATGTAAAGAACAAAAAG TTGGGCAGGGTGAATGAGCTCCTCATTAAGCCTGACCTCACAGACTTGacggaggagaaagagaaggaggaggatgtgGTGGAGGAGAGCGTGGAGGAGGAGAATGGATCTGGAGCAGATTGTGTCTTTACAGCCTTGAATCTTGAGACAGCTTTAAATATG TTTCATCTACAACTGACGAATGAGGTGAACAGCGCTGGCGAAGGCACttcggtgtgtttgtgtacagacGGGCAGCTCCACATCCGTCAAGTGATTCACCCCGAGGCTGCGAGCAAG AACATCCTGGTCCCAGACTGTTTCTACTCTTTCTTTGACCTTCGGAAAGAGTTCAAGAAGCACTTCCCCACATCAGACCTCAAGGCTTTGAATGTACACATCATGGCAGAGT CTCTCTGTATACCTGTTGATGTGCCCGCCATGTGGGGTCCCTCAGCCACACTGGATCCGTCAGCCATATTGCCCCCAGAAGTAGCCGTACAGCAGGTCCAGATTATGGCCACCATCGTCCTTGCCATGCTTTCTGAGCCATTAA GCCACACGTTTTCCAACCCGGAGAGAGTTAGTGAGAAGTTTGAGACTGGCACTTG caGTAAGATGGAGAAAGTGTGCAACAACACAGTGATCAGAGCCAGGGGGTTGCCATGGCAGTCTTCTGACCAAGATATTGCTCGATTCTTCAGAGGACTAAACATTGCCAA AGGAGGGGCTGCGTTGTGTCTTAATGCTCAGGGGAGGAGGAACGGAGAAGCCCTTGTTCGTTTTGTCAGTGAGGAGCACAGAGACCTGGCGCTCCAAAGACACAAACACCACATGGGCAACAGATACATAGAG GTTTACAAAGCAACAGGAGAGGACTTCCTGAAGATAGCAGGAG gtACCTCCAACGAGGTAGCGATCTTCCTGTCCCGTGAGGACCAGATCATAGTGAGGATGCGAGGTCTTCCTTTCACTGCCACACACGAGCAggtcctctccttcttctcgcCAGGGGAGGGTCTTAAAGAAACGTGTCCGGTCAGCGGAGGGAAGGATGGCATCCTATTTGTTCGCTACCCAGACGGGCGTCCCACTGGAGACGCCTTTGTGTTATTTGCCTGTGAGGAACACGCCCAGTGTGCTCTGAGGAAACATAAGGAAATCCTGGGCAGAAGATATATTGAGCTGTTCAAAAGTACGGCGGCAGAGGTCCAGCAG gtGTTGAACCGGTACTCGTCAGCCCCGCTAATCCCCGTGGCCCCTGCCCCCTTGGTGTCAGTGTTGCCCACAGTGTCTCTCCTGCCCCCTCCTGGCGGTGTGAGGGACTGCCTGAGGCTGAGGGGGCTGCCATACACAGCGAGCATAGAGGACATCCTCACCTTCCTGGGCGAGTTTACACACGATATCAGACCACATGGCGTGCATATGGTCCTCAACCAGCAG GGTCGTCCGTCAGGTGACTGCTTCATCCAGATGACCTCAGCAGAGCGTGCACTTCAGGCCTCACAGCGGCTCCACAAGCACGTGATGGCCAGCCAGCGTGGGGCGAACAGCCGCTATGTGGAGGTGTTTCCCTGCAGCGCGGAGGAGATGGGCCTGGTGCTGATGGGAGGctcgctctcacacacacatacacacacacacacccggaGCAGGAGTGGGACAGGGCTCAGCCCGCCGCCAT GTTTATCTCCACCATCCTACTCCTTCACCCCTGCTCCACCTGTCCTGCCTACAGAGGCTGCTGTTAGCCTCTACCCTCCCATGGGACAGGTGTTGCTGACCCCTCGTCCCCTGCCGCCAGGGCACGCTTACTACCCCGGTTCAGCACAGCTTTACATGAACTACACAGCCTACTACCCCAG tCCACCTGGCTCTCCTACAACTGTAGGTTTCTTCCCCTCCCCCTCGTCCCTCTCCTCCCCAGGGGGGTTGGTGCGCATGCCAGGTCTGACCTACAACAGCAACGGAGTCAAAGACCTCATTAATGCAGTGCAGGGATACCAG TATGCCCCCGAGGATGCTCTCATGCACGCTCACGGGCCCGTGCACGCTCACGATCCGGCCAGGACATTGCTTACGCAGCCCAAAGAATGGGTGTGTATTTAA